The stretch of DNA ACcgcatattttttattcgcTGCACCAAATAAGGAAGGATCCAAACAATCTCTCAAATCAATTGGAAACCTTAACAGGTTCGATTAGACATCGTTTGAAACTTTGTAAATCTTTGATATCGGAAAACGAAGATACCAAGGATTTATTAAGTAAAAGTCCATCAGAATGGCAGGATATCATCCATCAACGTGAACAAGAACTGCAAATTAAGAGAGACGTCTTGGATGATCTTTATCGCAAGTTACAACGATAAAATCTATGCTATCTATCTTTagtctatatatatatatatatatacatacgCATACCACATCTTCAAACGTGCATATAGAATGGAGCCTGCGTTTCTAGCAATACACATACACCTGTCAAAAAACCTTCACCGCCTCCCCCTATTTGTTTTATCGTCAATTAAATCTTTAAAGATTTGTGGAACCATGTCTATCAACCATTCTTCCTTAGGGATAACTAGACAGTCCCTGATAAATTCCTTCGACGTTAGCATcaattgttgataaagcACATATTTGCTTGGTCTCTGCGCCTTTTCCTTATGATTAACGAAAAGTATACTGGTAGGATGAACACTAACGTTCAGCCCACCTGATGACCTACCCATGGTTTGATAGCCGGTGGGGCCTAATTGTACAATATTCATCGGAAACCCGCTGATGAAGCATCGAGTTATTCTAGCATTTATGTAGCCCGCTATATTGCCTATCTTCATCCTGGCTTGGTCGTTCTTTTCAACTAATCCAACCTTTTCACTGCACCTGaataattggtttctaATATTTCTTACCCTCAACATCGTTTTGAATTGAATTTTGTGGTCTTGACACCAACTTCTGGAAAATTTAGAGTTTCTCCATTGGTTGAAGATTTCCAAATACAATATGTGATCACTTTCCACTTCGCTTAACACACTTGCCGCAGCATCTCTTTTTTGACcaataaataatgaagGTGTTTCATGTAGCATCGAAACTATGGTCAAACACTCTTCTAGTACACCTTGACATTGTTCGTGCGTAGCAGCTGTATAAAGCACTTTTGCAAATTCAGGTTCACAAGGAAACTCGCACATCATTTTACCTAACCGAGTGATTGTCCCTTTGCTATTTAAGGCACCTAAAATGTataaattttccaaagacTTCCGTAATGTGGGGATACTGGGCTTATCCATCAGGGGAAACTTTATTAGGTCAGTAACGCCAAgcgataataataataacaccGTATTAGAAAGATTTGTTCTTGTGATCTCAGGCTTAGGCATAAGTTCCAACTCGTGCAAATATGACCATTTGGTAAAAATTCTAAAACATTTTCCCGGCCCAACACGACCAGCCCTACCGGCACGCTGATCAACTGAAGCTCTTGAGCATGGAACTGTTAAAAGTTGGGTCATTCCAGTGGAGGGTACGTACGAATTTTCCTTAACAAATCCAGGATCAATGACATATCTAATACCATCAATGGTCAATGAAGTTTCCGCAATATTAGTTGCCAAAACAACTTTCCTACAATTTTCCGGAGTCGGctggaaaattttcaattgctgCTCTTGGGGTAAATTTGCGTATATAGGAGTTATAAtcatttgttttgttcTAGAACCTAATTTAGACATGATCTCCTCCAGTTTGGTTTTTgttctttcaatttcttcttgccCCGTTAAAAACACCAATATATCCCCCGGTAAACTTTGCGTAGtatgaatttgaaaaatagtTGTTATAGCGGCATGTATATAGTTTGCCTCCGGCTGTAATGTGTAGTGGATATCTACAGGATATCTTCTCCCAGGAACGTTGAAAATGGGacaattatcaaaaaactctgaaaatttttttgcgTTCATTGTTGCTGATGATATAAGCAATTTTAAAGTGGGCCTCTGCGGCAAAATATCTTTCAGCAAACCTATCAGGATATCTGTGGCTAGAGTACGTTCATGAGCTTCATCAATCATAATACAAGAATATTTGCTTAATTTGGAATCTGTAAGAAATTCTCTTAGTAACATACCATCCGTCATATACTTTAGAACCGTTTTATTTGGGGTTGTTTTGTCTTCAAAACGGATCTGATAACCCACTTCCTTCCCAAGCACAACATTCATTTCATCTGCTACTCTTGCAGCAACAGAAGTGGCCGCCACACGACGTGGTTGTGTTATGGCAATCTGTAACTTTCCCTGATCAGTGAATCCATCTTCTACCAAATATTGGGGTAACTGTGTGGTTTTACCAGAACCGGTTTCACCCATTATAATCAAaacttgattttttttgatctcTTGTAGTAGCTCATCCTTGTATTGATGTACAGgcaaaagttttcttgCCTCTTGTATAGTCAGTATACGCTTTTCCTCAGTTTCTAAAGCTTGTGCTAGACGTGCCTCATATTGAAGTTTCTCTTCAGGTAGTAAATCGTCCTCCTCATTAGTATAATCAATCATTGCATCTGTGTCGAACACATAATCGTACTTGTCAGAGCCTTCCAATGTTATATCATCAGGGTGATCGCTTTGCCCCGCCATAGCATTTCGCAATTGTTGTTCTTCCCACATGCGTTGTCTGTTTATTTtgtcaatttcttttgcattctttattttatgAGTAACTTCTACGTTAAATTTAGAATTAGAAGAGGCGTACTTAGTTTCATTCTCGGAGTCACCTAGTAGACCCTTCTTTGTAGTAAGTTCATTATTTGAcgttattttttcatcatacTTTGATGACTTTTTTTGTGATCCAAGTTGTTCTCCTTTtaaattgttcttttctggACCTTGGTTCGTATTagaaaaaactttattgGGGTCATAGCGTGATCGTTTTAGCTGCAAGGCAGAGTTCTTATCCTTGGCCTCTTTGTCTTCTTCCTCACCCAAGGAAGAAGGCTCTATTCTTACTGCATTGTCATTCTGTCTTGTAACTTCATACGTTCGTTTCACTCTTCGCTTACCGGTTTCAGATGTAATACTTGACATGTGTTGCTATACACGCTTGTTATCTATATAGATGCCAATTAAACATATAGCAGCTATCCGTTATTACTTATACAATTGATTAATATCACTTTTTAATTGTCCGGGTAACTAACTGTCTTCCACTTTCAGCACGTTCTCGTCATCAGGTTGTATGGGCTAGTACTGTTTTGGCTACATTTGAGATACGAGCACTTAAAGAATTCTTGCATATTTTCGATGATTAGTCTTTAATTTTCCCACTTGTTCTCACTATTTCCTCTATTGTCTTAATACGCTCACATAtcgaagtttttttttcatgcGATGAGCTTCGagatgaaaaaaggaaactgaaaaatttagatCGATAAGATAAGAGatgtgattttttttttttttcgtaaGGCTGTAGGCCTTGGATAACGTCTTATTTACTATTTATATGCGACATCTTCGATAATTTCATACGTTTAATTTCGAACTCgcatttattttatttattatgtCCCATCGTATAGCACCTTCCAAAGAACgatcttcatcatttatttcaattttagACGATGAAACAAGAGACACATTGAAAGCTAATGCAGTCATGGATGGTGAAGTAGATGtcaaaaaaacaaaaggaaaaagctCTCGGTATATCCCACCATGGACAACTCCATATATAATAGGTATAGGTGGTGCTTCAGGTTCAGGCAAGACAAGCGTTGCTGCTAAGATTGTGTCGTCAATTAATGTTCCCTGGACAGTATTAATATCTTTGGATAACTTTTACAATCCATTAGGCCCAGAGGACAGAGCCAGAGCctttaaaaatgaatacGATTTCGACGAGCCAAATGCCATCAACTTAGATTTGGCATATAAGTGCATTTTGAACTTAAAGGAGGGCAAAAGGACAAATATCCCAGTTTATAGCTTCGTCCACCACAATAGAGTTCctgataaaaatatagtCATATACGGGGCCAGTGTGGTAGTTATCGAAGGGATCTACGCCCTTTACGATCGCCGATTGCTGGATTTGATGGACTTGAAAATTTATGTTGACGCTGATTTGGATGTCTGCTTAGCAAGAAGATTGTCGAGAGATATAGTTTCCAGAGGGAGAGATTTGGATGGTTGTATTCAACAATGGGAGAAATTTGTGAAACCAAATGCGGTAAAGTTTGTGAAACCAACAATGAAGAATGCAGATGCTATCATTCCATCGATGAGTGATAATGCTACAGCGGTAAATTTAATCATTAACCACATCAAGTCAAAACTGGAACTAAAATCAAATGAACACTTAAGAGAGCTAATCAAATTGGGCTCTTCTCCTTCACAAGATGTGCTTAATCGTAACATAATTCATGAATTGCCGCCCACCAACCAAGTTCTTTCGCTGCATACTATGCTTCTAAATAAAAATCTAAATTGCGCGGACTTTGTTTTCTACTTTGACAGGTTAGCAACAATTTTGTTATCATGGGCACTTGATGACATTCCTGTAGCACATACGAACATAATTACACCTGGTGAGCATACCATGGAAAACGTTATTGCCTGTCAATTCGATCAAGTTACAGCTGTTAATATTATTCGATCTGGCGATTGTTTTATGAAGTCTTTGAGAAAGACGATCCCCAATATCACAATTGGTAAATTGTTGATTCAGTCCGATTCACAAACTGGGGAACCTCAACTGCATTGCGAATTTTTACCCCCAAATATAGAAAAGTTTGGCAAGGTTTTCTTAATGGAAGGTCAAATCATAAGTGGTGCGGCCATGATCATGGCCATCCAGGTGCTTTTAGATCATGGTAttgatttggaaaagattAGCGTGGTGGTTTATTTGGCCACTGAAGTTGGTATCCGACGTATATTAAATGCATTTGATAACAAAGTCAACATTTTTGCTGGTATGATCATCTCCAGAGAAAAGTTAcaaaatcatcaatacAAATGGGCATTGACcagattttttgattcAAAGTATTTTGGTTGTGATTGAGAATAATTAGAGGCAATATAAAgtaaaattaaataataGTGCACGTATACATACTATATTAGTAACCTTTCATTCTCTCTATGGATAATCTTAAAATCCCATTACTTTCAATATGCCATAACCTACTGTAACAATAGCGGCATAACTTAACAAACTGGCTGGTACACCTCTCGTAATAAATGTACCCACGGTCAAATATCTATCACCAACTTCATCAATCATTGAAATGGCAGTCACGTTGGGGAAACCAGAGGTTGGAAGACCCATAGCACTAGAGCATAATAGGGCGGCTATAACGATCAATAGTCTAGAATGATCACCTGAAGGTAGATTGGAACCGATCTCACTCATTAATGGTACGATGATCATTGCCGCGACGGTATGGGAGACAAAAGTGGCCATTACAAGAATCACTAGACCGAAGATCAACacaataatgaagattGGTTCATGCTCAACCTGCGCCTTAATTAACTGTGCCATTGTAGACAATAAACCGGATGAGCTTACCGCCTTACCTAGGGTGGTACCTCCCATGGCCAAAACAACGATTGTCCacatgaaattattgaaatcATCCGAAGTTAGAAGACCTGTACCGAAGAAGACTACTATAGGTATAATAGATATGATTCCCATTTCACCAAAGATACCGGAGATTTGGTTTGAAAGACACCAAAGAACAATTGTTATAATGCAAACTAAAGTGACAAACCATTGCTTCAGAGTGAATGGATCACGGGATGGATGCAattgcaaaattttcacATTTGGCTCAGGAGGGAAGGTTATGATCAATAGCACCCAAATTGCCATGACACAAATAAAGCACACAGGTAGCGCAATCATAAACCATTCAGCCCAAGATGGTGAAGGGTCCATTATACcaatagaaaaaatgttttgAGGAGAAGCGATGGGAGAAGACATACCACCGATATTGGAGGCAAGAGCGATACCAAGAATTAGAGCTTTGGCATAGGAACAATTTCTTGGCAGTGTTCTGAGCAAAGGTTGAACAATTGAATAGCAAAGAACGGGGGCAGCAACATTAGAAACCCACATGGAAACAAAGAGCGCCACAAACATATTTgttaaaagaataaaatgtGGGTTTGTACCGGCGGATGCCAAAATATGCGTAGAAAGGACTTTGGCAATGTTGTACTTGGAAAGGGCGGCTGCTAAAGTAAACCCACCCAGCAAAAGCATGATGACACTCGACCACATCGTTGATAAGATGAACTGAGAGGAATCACGGGGAGACATTGGTTGGGAGGTGATAGGGTCCTTGATAACAGGGAACACTACAATAAGCAGAGGAATCATTAGAGAAGTCACGAAAAGGGGGATGGTCTCAGTGGCCCATAATAAAGATGCATATATTAAGATGGCGAAACAGTTTTTCTGTAAGGAATCCTGCGTAAAAGGAGTCAAATTAAAAGTTAATAATGCAATGAAACATGAGGTGATTAACAGAAACTTCAGCAGGGAAGTTTGGCCCATGATAAATTGCAACCATTGCTTGGGTGGTAAATGCATGAGTTCACGGAAAGTTAGGGAATCCGTTGATGGAGCGATGATACCGGCGCCACCACTCGACATTGCCATGGATTCAGTAATGTTGGCATTGGGGCGCAATTGACTGGAACTcaactttgaaaacttcTTGTTGTCAGTCTTGGCAGATTGGTACTTTCTCTCCAAATTCATCATATCTTTCCAAACGGTGTTTCTTTCCCAAACTACGTGATCTCTCAAATGAGAGGATAATTCACGCTCAGCATCCTGGAAATCGAGGACTTCTTGTCTGTTGCcatcttcgtcttcttcattaccGCTGCTGTTTTCGTCATTGTTGATTCGGTCAGCGTCCAAGTTAAACGTATTAGATGGTCGACGCGTGCCCTTGTTCAAGCTAGCGTAAGTGAGGATGGTCTCGGTAATGTGATGCTGAATCCTATTTATTGTAGCAGGATTGAAAACATGCGAATGGAATTTGATATAGTTCAAGTAGTTCTGCTTCAAGTTCGTATTTAAGGACTTGTCAAATTTCTTGCAGATCTTGGAGAACCCGGTCTGGTTCAACTCAATAAAGTCCTTCAACTCGGACAACTGGGTGTAGATCGATAtcaatcttttctttaaagagAGCCTATGTTGGGTAAAAGGAGAAAGATACACAGGGTTAGAGTTAGAAAGCGACACTGAAGCGGAGGCCAGGTTTTGCATTGAGTTACCATTATTAGTCGTGTTCGAGACCTGCGTGTGGATGACGGGTGCAGAGTCAATCGACATGTCTGTCAGAGAGGGGTTGGAGTCCGTGGAGGAGACACTACTAAACCTTCTTTGGCGTTGTTGTGACTTAGACTTCCTGTTTCTTGCAACACTTTGCAGTTGatgctgttgctgctgaTTAAACAATTGGGTGGCCTTGTTCGTGTTTTCCAGTTCCATGACATCGTCCTTCAATTCGTTGTAGTTGGCGATAAGACCTGTTTCTTGAGATATGTagaatttatcaatttttttcaattcttggTTTAAGGCAGCAACAAATTTAGAGATGTAGAATTGATCATCTGGAGAAGCATCTGCCAATAGCGGCAGATTTTCATCGTTGGCGTCATGTGGCTCCACAACATGGTGCTTATTGTTACTGTACAGCTTATCTTTTTGCAAAGAATagatcaattttttcagctgCGAATAGGCCAGATACTTGGTAGACCATTCTGGTACAGAATTGAATTGTAAGGAATGCGAGAACTTCATGTCAGTCTGCAAGTTACCGTGTCACCTTCacagttttctttttatttgactaagtaaaaaaagaaaagaagttaTTTTTACTAAGATTTTGAGCGGCATTTTTCCTAGTTACTTATCAATTTTCATACATGCAAGACATactcaatttttttttttttttttcagttttaaAATTAGTCCTGATCAAAAAGCCATCACGTGGATCCCCGAAAAAAAACGGATCCGGGTAACCagaagtatttttttcaagggaATAAAAGTTACCCtaccaaaataaaaaaattcaagtaGGGTAATAAAGTTCCACCCCCCATCAGGATTATCGTTCTCTGACATCACCCACTCTCTGCTCGCTCTCTGCTCGCTCTCTGCTTTCTTTCCCCACGCCGGAGTGATTAAGGCGGATAGGCCCACCTGAACACCTCGCTCAGAACATCAGCGAGAGTTCCAGCCCCTCTACCCCTTACCTCTCGCCGCCCCTCATTTCGGatcaaaagcaaaagaacAAAGGGCCTTCGCAGAAACGGAAGGTTTCGACCCCTCGGTGCCgttttaatttctttttctggcCAGTTAAGCTTTTTGACTTTCTCGAATCAGCCCAGTGCAAAACAGTACGCATACGAGCACAcaaatgtatatatatgtgtatgtatatatgtatatagGTATGTGTGTGTACATCCGAAGCGTAAACTAATGATCTGCAAGTTTCAGATTTTTTCTCGAAAAATATAACTAATAAACGTTCCATGTCGTCCACGGATATCAAGCCTTGTGCCGTGAACATCCCTGTTTCCGCTCACATCACCTTCCACTACAAGTCGATCGCGGACAGAAGCAGCAGCAGgagcagcagcagcagctCCTGCTCCTCTGCTACATCTAAAGCCTGCTCCCCCAGAGGCAGCTCCGTCGGCTTACCGCCTGCTTTATCAACTGACAATGAAATCGTCGAGACTGTACTTAATGTTTCCGCTCCCGTTGTAGCAGACCCTACGCGGCCCTCATTGTTCAAGAGTAACTACACCGCAGCCTCGTGCTTGACTTCTGACCCAACCTCGCCGTCACTACTGCCCTCTTCTAGGCGCAACTCTGTATTGCCGGCAAGCGACTTCCACCAATGCGCGCATCacaaaaactttcaaagaaGGGCCAGTGAGCCACAACTGCCCTCCTTCGATAATCGCTCGTCGTCCGAGATGAAAAGGTCCGTCTCGTACGCCCAGCATAGCATGATGTTCCCCATCAGTGACCAACAGGAGCCGCAAACATCCGCGTCTCCTAACGACCACTCAGACCCGTCTTGTCCTTGCAACAGACATCACCACAGAAGAAACTCGGTCGCCGTCAAGTTTGACAAACCATTGTATGAGAGACTAGAGACGTAGTTATCCATTCGTCCATCCATCTGTCTATCGTCACACAGCATTTCCCATCCCTCCTctatacatacatacatatacaGTTCTGCGTGGTCTACGCAGccatgtatatatatatttccgtcgttttatatattcattaCTAAAATCGACAATGCATTTTTTGCCGCTTTCCATTTCCTCTACTTTGCTCATCACTTCGctcgaagaaaaaatgaaaaccgtcttgaaaaacttttgcTATTTCATCCATCCAAGCCACACCAAATAGCGCAGTCACACAGAGATCATGGTTACATATGCTGGAAAACTGGTTCTAGCTCCAATGGTAAGAGCCGGCGAACTGCCCACGAGACTGATGGCGCTGGCCCACGGTGCAGATCTCGTCTGGTCCCCAGAAATCATCGACAAAAAGCTAATTCAGTGCGTCAGGAAGGAAAACACTGCACTCCAAACTGTCGACTACGTCGTGCCGTCCAAGGTTCAAACGAGGCCGGAGACGCTCGTTTTCAGAACATATCCAAAACTAGAATCCTCTAAATTGATTTTCCAGATCGGGTCTGCATCCCCGGCTCTGGCCACCCAGGCTGCTTTGAAAGTGATCAACGACGTCAGCGGGATAGATATCAATGCAGGCTGCCCCAAACACTTCTCTATACACTCCGGCATGGGCTCTGCCCTCTTGCGCACCCCAGACACACTGTGTCTCATCTTGAAAGAACTGGTTAAGAACGTGGGTAACCCTCACAGCAAACCCATCAGTGTGAAAATAAGACTCTTGGACACCAAGCAAGACACTCTACAGCTCGTCAAACGTCTGTGTGCCACGGGCATCACAAATCTTACAGTTCACTGCAGGAAGACTGAAATGAGAAACAGAGAGCAGCCCATCACAGATTACATTGCGGAGATCTACGAGATATGCCAGGCAAATAACGTGTCGTTGATTGTGAACGGCGCTATCCGCGACCGCtctcattttcatgatTTACAAGCGAATCATTGGAAAAACACTAACATTGGTGGTATGATTGCAGAGTGTGCTGAACGGGACCCTACAGTTTTTGATCACACTTCTAAGCCTTCAGAAGACGGTCCATCTTGGGTCGTTGCTTGTCGCGAGTTTATTCAGTGGGCAACGAAGTTTGACAACCACATCGGCAATACAAAATACATGTTAAGCAGAATTGTCCCCGGAAAATCAGTCTTTTTTCAGTACTTTGCCCGTTGCAAGAGCCCGGAAGAAGTTAGTTTCGTACTAAAGCAATTGAACGATGATGGAAGCGCTCAAACAGATCCTTCAGAGTACTTGGAAAACTGCAGAGCTCAAGAAaaagctttgaaaaacGCCAACGCCATCGCCAAGCAAAAGAGGAAACAGACCGATCACATAGGCAGTGACACTAAAAAGCAAAAGGTTGTACCCCTTCCCACagatatataatatattcTAAGTAAAAAGAACGGATTATGAAAGAAAACGCgcataatatatatatgtatgtatttTCTAATTTATATTAGCAACTAAATTAAATTACATCaatactattttttttttttactttacAAGGTTTATTTCAAagtcttcaacaatttttctttatcatcgGTAGATAACATCTTGATAACTTCAGATAATCCATCAATAGCATTGTCATGGTCGCTTCTGATCTTTTTAGCTAAGTCTTGAGCGAATGACTCTAATTTCAAACCCTTTAGTTTATCGTCCAAAGTTTTGTAGTTTTCTTCAATCCATGTTGCGACTTGCCTATCATCTTCATGGTCCACTGAAGCAGGGTACCACGATCTAATTCTTGCGATCTTTTCTAATCTTGATGCTTCGCCTACCTGATGGCTCAACCTTTTAATCAAATATTCTTCGTTCAATCTTCTTCTCAATCtccagaagaagaaacgACGTGCCTCGGTCCATTCCAGTTCCTTAGAAATAACACCCTTGGCCACCATACGTGAAGACCTATCGTGCAAATCAGCAAATTGAAGACTGATTTGTCCGTAAATTGGCAATAGTTCTCTCTCACGATCAGCTAATTGCTTGGATATTTGCTGATGTACTTCTGGAGCCAAACTCTTGTTGGATAATTGAGATCTCAATTCTCTGTACTTGTCATCCAATCTGTTCATGGTGTCCAGCAATTTTTCTCTACGGAACTTGATACCAACCATACCTTGTGGTTCCAAAACACCAGCTCTAGCGTTGACGTCGGCATACATTTCCATTTGGTCAGCGTTGATAGTTGGATCGACAACAACCCATGAACCACCTCTTAGTTCACCGGTAGGTGGGATATAGATAATAATTGGTTGTTTGTAATCCACCAATGCGTCAACAATAAACGAACCATACTTCAAGACTTCGTTGAACATATCACGTTGACCACCAGAGAAACCTCTCCAGTTGGCCAAAATCATCATTGGCAATTGTTCACCGTTGTTAAAGTCATTGATAGCTTGAGCAGTCTTGAAGGCGGAGTTTGGATGCCAAACTTGACCAGGTTCTTGAATTAATGTTTCAGCACTATTTGGATTAGCTGGATCAGCAGGAATCAAGTTCTCGACAGTTCTTGTTTCAACACCAATAACACCCAGTGGAATACCACCAAGACGGGCTCTACCAACGACAACACCTTTGGCCCATCCTGACAAAGTTTCAAAGAAAGACCCTTTATCAAACAAACCATATTCAAATCCACTTTCAGTCTCACGACCTTCAATCATCCATCTTACATCGTAAGTTTCATCATTAGTTGGAGTGAAATCAACTGGTCTATCCCATGTGTCTTTAGTTTCCAAGATAGGAACTGGCATATTACGCTTGGCTGGAACATAAGACATCCATTCAACAATCTTCTCTACACCAGCTAAATCGTCAACAGCAGTCAAATGTGAAACACCGTTGTTATACATGATTTGAGTACCACCCAATTGTAAGTTAGAAGTATAAACTTCTCTACCCAGCATTTTGTTGATTGCAGGAGCACCAGTTAAAATAATTGGCTGGCCTTCGACCTGAATAGCTCTTTGACCCAAACGAACCAAATAAGCACCGATACCGACGGATCTACAAGTGACTAAGGTGATAGTGAAGATATCGTGGTAAGCCCTTGACGTTGCACCAGCAATTAAACCAGATCCACGTAGACATTCGACACCTAACCCATCTTCAGAACCAATAATTGTCTTGATGACAAATCTTTCTTCACCGTTTATAACAGTACGTTCAGTGAGAAcagaattttctttgtcaaatttctttaaagttTCCATACCTTCACTTGTTAAGTATAAGTATTGGAAGCCCTTGTCCGGATTGGCAGCATCATTCCATGCAACTTGAAATAGTGGAACAATCTCTTCAGCCATACCAATTCTGGCACCTGAGTTTGCAGCCAAGTAAATTCTTGGGATACCACGCTTTCTAGCATATTCAGTAACcttattgaagaattcGTCTTCTTGTGGACCAAAGGAACCGATCTTGAATGTGATATCGTtagcaacaacaacaaattGACGGCCTCTTGGATATTCAGGAGTCTTTACAGTAATCTTAAAGGCAACCATACCAATAGCGTTGGCACCAGGTTCTCTTTCCACCTCAGTTAATTCGCcgttttcatcttcaatcAACTCGTTggaaataaagaaatcatCTGTTAACTTAACATCTGCAGagaaatttttccattGGGATGACGATGCTTGGCGGAATAATTCTGGGAAGTCATAGACATATGTGGTACCCATCAAGTGTGCCTTATAACGTTTTGGTTGCAACCATTCCTTAACAGGGTAAGGAGTAGCAATAGGTCTTAAATGCATGGATCCAGGTTTACCCAAAGACTTAAATACCCATTCACCTTTTGCGTTCTTGACTTCGGTGTACATTTCTGTTTTGATAACATAACCAGAAACGTTATTGATCAAGGCACGCAATGGTACTGGGGCACCTGTTTGAGGAtctttgatgatgattctAATTTCGGCAGAAGAAACACGCAATCTCAACAATCTCTTACCAAATCTTTCTAAGAAACCACCGAAGGCGGCTTCGACATCTTCTGGAGAGATATCAAACACCGCAATGAAgttgatgaagatatgATTCAAATCAGAATTTGAAGTGTCGGTGACTTCTAAATTATCCAATATATCACTCATCAATCTGTTAGCTTCAGAAGTCAGATATTCTTGAATAGAAATGTCATCACGGATATGACCCGTTCTAATAATACCTCTTGTAAAGAATCTCTTATCCAATGGAGAAGTCTTACTAACAGCTTCGTAGACATGGATGTTTCTATTATCAGTGAAAATTGGTTTAATGTTGAAGTTGGACAATCTTCCTAATTCCAGTTGGAAGGCCAAAGCCGGCTC from Saccharomyces cerevisiae S288C chromosome XIV, complete sequence encodes:
- a CDS encoding uncharacterized protein (hypothetical protein; expression is cell-cycle regulated, Azf1p-dependent, and heat-inducible; YNR014W has a paralog, YMR206W, that arose from the whole genome duplication), encoding MSSTDIKPCAVNIPVSAHITFHYKSIADRSSSRSSSSSSCSSATSKACSPRGSSVGLPPALSTDNEIVETVLNVSAPVVADPTRPSLFKSNYTAASCLTSDPTSPSLLPSSRRNSVLPASDFHQCAHHKNFQRRASEPQLPSFDNRSSSEMKRSVSYAQHSMMFPISDQQEPQTSASPNDHSDPSCPCNRHHHRRNSVAVKFDKPLYERLET
- the PHO91 gene encoding Pho91p (Low-affinity vacuolar phosphate transporter; exports phosphate from vacuolar lumen to cytosol; regulates phosphate and polyphosphate metabolism; acts upstream of Pho81p in regulation of PHO pathway; localizes to sites of contact between vacuole and mitochondria (vCLAMPs); targeted to vacuole via AP-3 pathway; transcription independent of Pi and Pho4p activity; overexpression results in vigorous growth), which produces MKFSHSLQFNSVPEWSTKYLAYSQLKKLIYSLQKDKLYSNNKHHVVEPHDANDENLPLLADASPDDQFYISKFVAALNQELKKIDKFYISQETGLIANYNELKDDVMELENTNKATQLFNQQQQHQLQSVARNRKSKSQQRQRRFSSVSSTDSNPSLTDMSIDSAPVIHTQVSNTTNNGNSMQNLASASVSLSNSNPVYLSPFTQHRLSLKKRLISIYTQLSELKDFIELNQTGFSKICKKFDKSLNTNLKQNYLNYIKFHSHVFNPATINRIQHHITETILTYASLNKGTRRPSNTFNLDADRINNDENSSGNEEDEDGNRQEVLDFQDAERELSSHLRDHVVWERNTVWKDMMNLERKYQSAKTDNKKFSKLSSSQLRPNANITESMAMSSGGAGIIAPSTDSLTFRELMHLPPKQWLQFIMGQTSLLKFLLITSCFIALLTFNLTPFTQDSLQKNCFAILIYASLLWATETIPLFVTSLMIPLLIVVFPVIKDPITSQPMSPRDSSQFILSTMWSSVIMLLLGGFTLAAALSKYNIAKVLSTHILASAGTNPHFILLTNMFVALFVSMWVSNVAAPVLCYSIVQPLLRTLPRNCSYAKALILGIALASNIGGMSSPIASPQNIFSIGIMDPSPSWAEWFMIALPVCFICVMAIWVLLIITFPPEPNVKILQLHPSRDPFTLKQWFVTLVCIITIVLWCLSNQISGIFGEMGIISIIPIVVFFGTGLLTSDDFNNFMWTIVVLAMGGTTLGKAVSSSGLLSTMAQLIKAQVEHEPIFIIVLIFGLVILVMATFVSHTVAAMIIVPLMSEIGSNLPSGDHSRLLIVIAALLCSSAMGLPTSGFPNVTAISMIDEVGDRYLTVGTFITRGVPASLLSYAAIVTVGYGILKVMGF
- the SMM1 gene encoding tRNA-dihydrouridine(20) synthase (NAD(+)) (Dihydrouridine synthase; member of a family of dihydrouridine synthases including Dus1p, Smm1p, Dus3p, and Dus4p; modifies uridine residues at position 20 of the D loop of cytoplasmic pre-tRNAs) — protein: MVTYAGKLVLAPMVRAGELPTRLMALAHGADLVWSPEIIDKKLIQCVRKENTALQTVDYVVPSKVQTRPETLVFRTYPKLESSKLIFQIGSASPALATQAALKVINDVSGIDINAGCPKHFSIHSGMGSALLRTPDTLCLILKELVKNVGNPHSKPISVKIRLLDTKQDTLQLVKRLCATGITNLTVHCRKTEMRNREQPITDYIAEIYEICQANNVSLIVNGAIRDRSHFHDLQANHWKNTNIGGMIAECAERDPTVFDHTSKPSEDGPSWVVACREFIQWATKFDNHIGNTKYMLSRIVPGKSVFFQYFARCKSPEEVSFVLKQLNDDGSAQTDPSEYLENCRAQEKALKNANAIAKQKRKQTDHIGSDTKKQKVVPLPTDI